The following DNA comes from Blattabacterium cuenoti.
TAATTATAGTAGGAAAAAACTTAAATAATGAATAAAAAATAGGAATTTGAAATAATGTAGAAATACATCCAGACATCGGATTAATTCCTACTTTATGATATAATTCCATCATTGCTCTTTGTTTTTTCAAAGCATCTTTACTACCATTACTATATTTTTTATTTATTTCTTCTATTTCTGGACGAATTAATTTCATAATTGCACTTAATTTATATTGCTTATATGTAATTGGATATAATATAAATTTCACTACAATAGTCATTAAAATAATAATAACACCATAATTTAAATTTGTTTTCTCCAAAAATTGAAAAATTATTAAAAAAAAATACTTATTAATCCATTTTAAAAAACCCCATCCAAATGGAATTATATTTTCAAATCCACTTTGATATTCTTTTAAAGAATTAAAATCCAAGGGGCCAAAATAAAAACGAAAAGAAAAATAAAATTCTTTATTTTTTTTTGAATTTTTTATTTTTGTATAAAATTGAATTTTTTTCAAAAAATATCCTGACGAAAAATTTTCAGAACGAATAAAAACATTTCTTAATATTTCCTCAGGAATAAATATAAAAGAAAAAAATTGCTGTTTATGAGCAATCCAATTTATATCAGGAATACCTTTATTTTCTATATTTTTTTCAGATAAATATTTAACTTTCTTAGGTTTAGGAGAAGATCCTGTAGAATAATATACTTGAGTATAAGAATTCTCCCAATCTCTATCCTTTTCTAAGGAAAAAACTTTTTGTTCTAAGTTTAGAAAAACTGATTTATTGAAAGAATGAAAATTTTTTGTTCGTACATAAAAACCAACATCATATTGATTTTTTTTTATTGTATAAATAAAATCTAAAAATCCTTCTCCATATGGATTTTTAGCTCTCATAACAATAATCCGTATTTTTTTTAGATTTGTTATTGAAAAAGGTTTAAATATAAGAGTATTTGTATTAATATTTATCCCTTTTTTTTTCTTTTTAGAAAAAGAAATATTGTATTCTAAACTAGAATTTTTTACTAAATATAGATCTCTAGAATGAGATGAAAAAGAATTATTATAAGCCTTATATTTTTTTAAGAAAACTTCACTTATCATTCCTCCTATACAAGATATTTTCAATTTTAAAACATTATTTTCTAATGAAAAAAAATTATTTTTTTTCTTTTTTGAAGGAATAATTTTTTTTGAAATATATATAGTTTCTTTTTTTTCTTGATTATTATTTACATTGAAATACGTGAAAATTGTTAAAATAAATAATATAAGAAATAGTCCTATTATAGAACTATAATCTAATCTATTGTCCTTCATCATATAAAAGAATAATTCTGATGATTACAGTATTTGTAATTTTTCGCAATTTTCACAAAATTTATAAATAAAGGATGCGGATTTGTGACTCTACTCTTATATTCTGGATGGTATTGAACTCCCAAAAAAAATATATGATTTTCTAATTCTAAAGCTTCTACTAAACCTGTATCTGGATTTATTCCAACTACTTTCATTCCAGCATTAGAAAAACATTCTAAATAATTATTATTAAATTCATATCGATGACGATGTCTTTCAAAAACTTCTTTCTTTCCTCCATAAATAGAAAATATTTTTGATCCTTCTATTAAAAGACATTTCCAATTTCCTAAACGCATAGTCCCTCCTTTATAAATTAATTTTTTTTGTTTTTCCATTAAATTTATTACTGGATGAGAGGTATCTGGATTTATTTCATAACTATTTGCTTTTTTTAATCCTAATACATTTCTAGCAAATTCTATAACAGCGATTTGCATTCCTAAACATATTCCAAAAAATGGAATCTTATTTTCTCTTGCATATTTTGCAGCAAGAATCTTTCCTTCTATTCCTCTATTTCCAAATCCAGGTGCTACTAAAATTCCTGAAACTCCATAGAAATATTTTTTCATATTTTTTTCTTCTATCATATCTGAATAAATCCATTTTATATTAATAGAAATTTCACTTTCTGTTCCTGCATGAATTAATGCTTCTGTAATCGATTTATAAGAATCATGTAAAGAAACATATTTCCCAACTAATGCTATTTTAATTTTATATTTTGGATTTTTATATTTGTTAATAAAAATTTTCCAAATTTCTAGGTTTGGAGCAATGATAGTAGATAAATTTAAATGATTTAATACTACTTTATCAAAGTTTTGGAAATGTAATAGACAAGGAATTTCATATATAATTTTTGTATCAATTGATTCTATAACATGTTTTGGTTTTACATTACAAAACAAGGCTAATTTGTTTCTAATATTTTTAGATATATGTTTTTCTGTTCGACAAACAATAATATCTGCCTGTATTCCTTTTTCCATTAAATTACGAACAGAATGCTGTGTTGGTTTTGTTTTTATCTCCCCAGTTACTGGAATATATGGAAGTAAAGTCAAATGAATTACTAATCCATTAAATTTTCCTAATTCCCATTTAAGTTGACGTACTGTCTCTATATATGGTAAACTTTCTATATCTCCAACAGTACCTCCTATTTCGGTAATAATAATATCATAATTTCTAGATTCTCCAAGTATTTTTATCCGTCTTTTAATTTCATCAGTTATATGAGGGATAACCTGTATTGTTTTTCCTAAATAATTTCCTTTTCTTTCATTATCAATGACAGTTTTATATATTAAACCAGATGTTACATTATTTTTTCTAGTAGTGGATTGATTCAAAAATCGTTCATAATGACCTAAATCTAAATCTGTTTCTGCTCCATCTTTCGTTACAAAACATTCTCCATGTTCATAAGGATTTAAAGTCCCCGGATCTACATTAAAATAAGGATCCAATTTTAAAATAGATATTTTATATCCTCTTGCTTTTAATAACATTCCCAAAGAAGCAGAAACAATTCCTTTTCCCAAAGAAGAGGAGACTCCCCCTGTAATAAAAATGTATTTTGTTTCCATCAAAAAAAATCAAATAATACAAAAAAACAATAAATAAAAACTTTAATATCACAGGATATAAACTAATTTATATAAAAAAACAAGAATTTATGATTTTTTTTTTATATTTACACTAAACAATGGAGCAAGTTCTACACAATCAGCTCCCTATAAAATCCTCCAGGGTGGGAACACAGCAAAGGTAAATAAGGTTTGTAGCGATGTGATGTAGATCCGCTTGCTCCTTTTATTTATTTTTATGGATAGATAGATGGAATGATTTTTATGGAAGACTCATTATTAAAATGTAATTTTTGTGGAAGAAAAAAAAATGAAATTCATTTTTTGATATCGGGAATTAGTGGCCATATTTGTAATTATTGCATAGAAAAAACTTACTCTATTATTCATAAAAAATTTTCAGAAAAAAATATTGATAATAATAAATACGAATCCATAGAAATAAAAAAACCTAGAGAAATAAAATCTTTTTTGGATAAATATGTTATAGGACAAAATGAGGCAAAAAAAATAATTTCTGTTGCTGTTTATAATCATTATAAACGTATTTCTCAAAAAGAAAAAGAAAAAGAAAAAAATGAGCAACATACAGAAATAGAAAAATCAAATATATTATTGATCGGAAAGACAGGTACAGGGAAAACCTTATTAGCAAAAAGTATATCTAAACTTTTAAAAGTTCCTTTTGCTATAGCTGATGCTACAACTTTAACTGAAGCAGGATATGTAGGAGAAGACGTTGAATCTATTTTAACAAGATTATTACAATCTGTTAATTACGACATACGTTCCGCGGAAAAGGGAATAATATTTTTAGATGAAATAGATAAAATTTCTAGAAAAAGTAATAATCCTTCCATCACCAGAGATGTATCTGGAGAAGGAGTCCAACAAGCTCTACTTAAAATACTGGAAGGATCCGTAATAAATGTCCCTCCACAAGGAGGGAGAAAACATCCGGATCAAAAAATGATACAGATCAATACTGAAAATATATTATTTATAGCTGGAGGAACTTTTGATGGAATCGAAAAAATAATTTCTGATAGAATAGAAAAAATATCTATAGGTTTTCTTACCAAAGAAAGAAAAAAAAATAATAGAGAAAAAAATTACCATTATCTAAAAAATATTTTAGCTATAGATTTAAAAAAATTTGGTTTAATACCTGAAATCATAGGAAGATTTCCTATAATAACTAATCTAAATCCATTAGATAAAAACATGTTAAAACAAATACTAATAGAGCCAAAAAATGCTTTGATTAAACAATATAAAAAATTGTTTGATATGGATAAAGTATCTATAAACATTACAGATGAAGCTTTAGATATTATAGTAGATAAAACTTTTCAATTAGGTCTTGGAGCTAGAGGATTACGAACTTTTTGTGAAAAAATATTTCTTGATTATATGTTCGATATAGAAAACATTAAAAATGTATTGAATGTAGATAAAAATATTGTCATGAAAAAACTTTCTAATTACTAATTAAGTTCCATAACTTATTCTTTAATTCAATTAATCCTTCTTTTGTAAAAGAAGATATGAAAATAATATTTTCTTTCAAAAAAAGATTCCTTATTTTTCTTTTTTTTTTGTCATCAATTAAGTCAGATTTAGAAATTGCTAATAAACGTTTTTTATTTAATAATTTATAGCTAAATTTTTTTAGTTCATTTAACAATATAAAATATTCTGTTTTCTTATTTTTTGTTTCTGAAGAAACAAGAAATAATAAAACAGAATTACGTTCTATATGTCTTAAAAAATAATGTCCTAAACCTTTTCCTTCAGACGCATTTTCTATAATACCTGGAATATCTGCAACTAAAAAAGAATTAAAATTCATTTTAACTACACCTAAATGTGGTTTTTTAGTAGTAAAAGCAAAATTTCCTATTTTTGGTTTTGCTTTTGTAAGAACAGAAAGTAAAGTAGATTTACCCGTATTAGGAAACCCTACAAATCCTACATCTGAAAAAATCTTTAGTTCTAAAAAAATACAATTTTCTTTTGTTTTTATTCCTGATTGTGCATAATAAGGAGATCGATGAGTTGAACTTTTAAAAAAAGCATTTCCTTTTCCTCCTTTTCCTCCTTCAAATAAAATTTTTTTATGGAAATCTTTAGTGATCTCCATTATCACATTTTTTTTTTCATTTTTTATTATAGTTCCTATGGGAACTTCTATTAATAAATCTTTACCGTTACTTCCTGTTATATTATTTCCTCCACCAGGACAACCAGATTTTGCCATCCAATGTCTTTTATATCTCAAATGAAAAAAAGTATGAATATGAGGATTCCCTTGGATAATAATATTGCCTCCATTTCCACCTGATCCACCATCAGGCCCTCCTCTTACTATATATTTATCTCTATAAAAATGGATACATCCAGGCCCTCCATCTCCACTTTTACAATAAATTTTTATAAAATCTATAAAACTATTTTTCATAATTATTTTTTGATATTTTTTATTTTTTCTTCTATAAAAGTAGAAATTTGATCTATAGAAAGAGAGGCATTTAATTTTATTATATTATTTTTCCATTTTTTTCCATTATTCCAAATAAAAGAAGTTTCCTTATCATATTCTTTTATTCTTCTTTGTACTGTAAGAATATTTGCGTCATCATCACGATGACTTGTTTTTCCTCTTTTTAATAATCTATTTATTATCAAATTTTTTTGAATTGAAAAATAGAAAATTATATTTATTTTTCCTAGAAAAAATTTTTTTAATCTTCTTTCTAAAGAAAAAATTTGATTTTTTGTTCTAGGATATCCATCATAAATAATACCTTTAGCATGAGAATATTTTTGAATTTCTAAATTCAACATATTTGTAGTAATAAGATCAGGGACTAACGTCCCTTTATTAATATAATACCTAACGATTTTTCCTAAACTTGTTTTTTTTCTTATATGATCTCTAAAAATCATTCCACTAGATAAGTGAATAAAATTAAATTTATTAGCTATAATTTTAGCTTGGGTTCCTTTTCCACATCCTGGTGGACCAAACAATATAATATGTATCATAAAACAACAAAAATTATAAACATTCATGTAATATATTAGAACAGAATATTTCATTTCTATCAGTTTATTACTTGATTTTTGTATCAACCAAAGAAGTAAATGAGAAGGTTTTTATTTATTGTATAATAAATTATAAATGAATTGCTTTTCCATAAGCATTTGATACAGATTCTAAAATAGATTCACTTAATGATGGATGTGGATGTATAGTTCCCATAACTTCATAACTAGTAGCTTCTAATTTTCTTGCAATTACTACCTCTGATATTAAATCAGTTACCTGATTACCTATCATATGACAACCTATCCATTCATCATATTTAGCATCAAAAATTACTTTTACAAATCCATCGGTATATTCATCAGAAATTGCTCTTCCAATAGCACTAAATGGAAATTTAGAGACTTTTACCTTAAATCCTTTTTCTTTTGATTCTTTTTCAGTATAACCTACTGAAGCAATTTCAGGAAATGAATATACACATTTAGGAACATTGTTATAATCTATTTTTTGACAACTAAAACCTTTTATATTTTCAATACAATTTATCGCTTCATGTGAAGCAACATGAGCTAAAGAAGGAGTATTTATCACATCTCCTATAGCATAATATCCATCTATATTAGTACGGTAATTGTCATCTACTACAATAAATCCTTTTTCAATTTGAATTCCTATTTCTTCTAATCCAATTAATTTTATATTAGGAATAATTCCTATAGCATATAAAACTATATCAGTCTCTAAAACGATATGATTGTCTTCTAAAGTTTTTACTTCAACTAATATTTTTCCATTATTAGTATAGGTGATTTTATTAATAGAAGAAGATGTATAACTTGTAATTCCCATTTTATTTAATGATGATTCTAAATAATCAGAAATTTCATCATCTCCATTTGGAAAAAGTTTTGTAGCAATTTCTAAAATAGTAACTTTTGTTCCCATAGAATGGTAAAAATATGCAAACTCCAATCCTATAGATCCAGAACCCACAATAATTATTTTTTTTGGTAAAGAAAGAGAAGAAAGAGCTTCTTTATATGTTATAATTTTTTTTCCATCATATTGAAACTTTTTTTCAATTTTAGGAATTGCTCCAGTAGCGATAACAATGTGTCTAGACTTATATTCTCCTACACTTTTTTCATTTTGAAATATTTCAATTTTTTTTTCTTTTTTCAATTTTGCATTTCCATGAATAACATGAATTCCGTTCTTTTTCATTAAAAATGAAATTCCTTTTTTCATTTTATCTACTGCATTTCTACTTTTATCAATAATTTTAGAATAATCAATCTTTATTTGATCATTTTTTATTCCAAATAATTCTCCATTTTTTCTGATAGATTGTAAAATTTTTGCACTATTTAAAAGAGATTTAGTAGGAATACAACCCCAATTTAAACAAATTCCTCCAAGAGATTCTTTTTCTATTATAGCTGTTTTCATTCCTAATTGTGCAGCACGTATCGATGATACATAACCAGCTGGACCACTTCCTAAAATAATAATATCAAAATGCATAAATTTAAATATAATATGAACCAATAAATTTACAGATTTTTATTTATCGAAAAATCTATTTTCAATTAAGAAAAAAACAATAATTCGTTTTTATTAAACAAAATATTTTAAATTTGTACCTTAGAAGATTAAACGATATATGAAATTTTTCATAGATACGGCCAATTTAGAAGAAATTCACGAAGCAAGATCATTAGGAATGTTAGATGGAATAACTACAAATCCGTCTTTGATTTCTAAAGAATCAGTTTCTAATCAAAAAGAAATACGAAGTCATTATTTATCTATATGTCATCTTTTAAAAAATGAAGAAGACATCAGTGCAGAAGTGATTAGTACTAACTATGAAGATATGGTTAAAGAAGGAGAAGAATTATCACTTGTACATCCAAGAATTATAGTGAAAATACCTATGACACAAGATGGGATTAAGTCTATCAATTTTCTTTCCAAAAAAGGAATAAAAACTAATTGTACTCTTGTTTTTTCTGAAGGACAATCTATTTTAGCCGCTAAATCTGGAGCTTATTATGTTTCTCCTTTTATAGGAAGAATAGACGATATTTCTTATAACGGACTTCATTTGATAAAAAATATCAAAAAAATATACGAAAATTACAATTTTAAAACAAGAATTTTGGCTGCTTCAATACGTACTCCTTTACATATTATAGAATGTTCAAAAATTGGAATATATGCAGTTACCTCTCCGATACAAGTTATAAAAAATCTATTACGTAATCCATTAACGGATATAGGATTAGATAAATTTATGAAAGATTATAAAAACAAAATAATTTAAATTTTTATTTTTTCATCCAATAAATATTGAATAGAAATAGATGTAGCTTTTGGAAGCTGTTCATAAAATTTCGATAATTCTATTTGTTCTTTATTTTCAAAAATTTCTTCTAAATTATTTTTATTTATAATGTTAAATTCCTCCAACTTATTATCTAAATCTATTTTTATTTTATCACTAATTTTCTGACTAACTTTTTCTAAAATACATATAGTTTCATATATATTTTTACCTGATTTATTTTCTAATTTTATACGATCTATTGTTTCTGTATTGTTAGGAGCATTAAAATTCATAATTTTTTTAATTTTTTATACAAAAACTTTAACCTCTTTGCATTAGGAGAATATGGAAAATATTTTATATATTCCTCATACGATTTTACAAAATCGTTTTTCCTTAAAAGATGATATTGAGAAAGACAAATCTTATATAAAACTTTTTCTTGAAAACAACTATCTGGAAAATCTTTTATAAAATCCTGAAAATACATCAAAGATGCTTTATATCTTCGCATTAAAAAATAAAGATTGGCTATATAATAGTTTTTCTTTTCTATTTTCATTAATAAATCGTTCAATAATCTATAAGCTTCTTTGACTCTATAGCTA
Coding sequences within:
- the lpdA gene encoding dihydrolipoyl dehydrogenase — encoded protein: MHFDIIILGSGPAGYVSSIRAAQLGMKTAIIEKESLGGICLNWGCIPTKSLLNSAKILQSIRKNGELFGIKNDQIKIDYSKIIDKSRNAVDKMKKGISFLMKKNGIHVIHGNAKLKKEKKIEIFQNEKSVGEYKSRHIVIATGAIPKIEKKFQYDGKKIITYKEALSSLSLPKKIIIVGSGSIGLEFAYFYHSMGTKVTILEIATKLFPNGDDEISDYLESSLNKMGITSYTSSSINKITYTNNGKILVEVKTLEDNHIVLETDIVLYAIGIIPNIKLIGLEEIGIQIEKGFIVVDDNYRTNIDGYYAIGDVINTPSLAHVASHEAINCIENIKGFSCQKIDYNNVPKCVYSFPEIASVGYTEKESKEKGFKVKVSKFPFSAIGRAISDEYTDGFVKVIFDAKYDEWIGCHMIGNQVTDLISEVVIARKLEATSYEVMGTIHPHPSLSESILESVSNAYGKAIHL
- the fsa gene encoding fructose-6-phosphate aldolase, which codes for MKFFIDTANLEEIHEARSLGMLDGITTNPSLISKESVSNQKEIRSHYLSICHLLKNEEDISAEVISTNYEDMVKEGEELSLVHPRIIVKIPMTQDGIKSINFLSKKGIKTNCTLVFSEGQSILAAKSGAYYVSPFIGRIDDISYNGLHLIKNIKKIYENYNFKTRILAASIRTPLHIIECSKIGIYAVTSPIQVIKNLLRNPLTDIGLDKFMKDYKNKII
- a CDS encoding adenylate kinase family protein, yielding MIHIILFGPPGCGKGTQAKIIANKFNFIHLSSGMIFRDHIRKKTSLGKIVRYYINKGTLVPDLITTNMLNLEIQKYSHAKGIIYDGYPRTKNQIFSLERRLKKFFLGKINIIFYFSIQKNLIINRLLKRGKTSHRDDDANILTVQRRIKEYDKETSFIWNNGKKWKNNIIKLNASLSIDQISTFIEEKIKNIKK
- a CDS encoding outer membrane protein assembly factor BamD; translation: MNIRKIIFFLCIIFFESCSIFSEKKHHLSYDENNTNEESLFESGKRSYYSSLDLNLDQTKTHIAINKLQKFVQTYPYSYRVKEAYRLLNDLLMKIEKKNYYIANLYFLMRRYKASLMYFQDFIKDFPDSCFQEKVLYKICLSQYHLLRKNDFVKSYEEYIKYFPYSPNAKRLKFLYKKLKKL
- the obgE gene encoding GTPase ObgE — its product is MKNSFIDFIKIYCKSGDGGPGCIHFYRDKYIVRGGPDGGSGGNGGNIIIQGNPHIHTFFHLRYKRHWMAKSGCPGGGNNITGSNGKDLLIEVPIGTIIKNEKKNVIMEITKDFHKKILFEGGKGGKGNAFFKSSTHRSPYYAQSGIKTKENCIFLELKIFSDVGFVGFPNTGKSTLLSVLTKAKPKIGNFAFTTKKPHLGVVKMNFNSFLVADIPGIIENASEGKGLGHYFLRHIERNSVLLFLVSSETKNKKTEYFILLNELKKFSYKLLNKKRLLAISKSDLIDDKKKRKIRNLFLKENIIFISSFTKEGLIELKNKLWNLISN
- a CDS encoding CTP synthase gives rise to the protein METKYIFITGGVSSSLGKGIVSASLGMLLKARGYKISILKLDPYFNVDPGTLNPYEHGECFVTKDGAETDLDLGHYERFLNQSTTRKNNVTSGLIYKTVIDNERKGNYLGKTIQVIPHITDEIKRRIKILGESRNYDIIITEIGGTVGDIESLPYIETVRQLKWELGKFNGLVIHLTLLPYIPVTGEIKTKPTQHSVRNLMEKGIQADIIVCRTEKHISKNIRNKLALFCNVKPKHVIESIDTKIIYEIPCLLHFQNFDKVVLNHLNLSTIIAPNLEIWKIFINKYKNPKYKIKIALVGKYVSLHDSYKSITEALIHAGTESEISINIKWIYSDMIEEKNMKKYFYGVSGILVAPGFGNRGIEGKILAAKYARENKIPFFGICLGMQIAVIEFARNVLGLKKANSYEINPDTSHPVINLMEKQKKLIYKGGTMRLGNWKCLLIEGSKIFSIYGGKKEVFERHRHRYEFNNNYLECFSNAGMKVVGINPDTGLVEALELENHIFFLGVQYHPEYKSRVTNPHPLFINFVKIAKNYKYCNHQNYSFI
- the clpX gene encoding ATP-dependent Clp protease ATP-binding subunit ClpX — protein: MEDSLLKCNFCGRKKNEIHFLISGISGHICNYCIEKTYSIIHKKFSEKNIDNNKYESIEIKKPREIKSFLDKYVIGQNEAKKIISVAVYNHYKRISQKEKEKEKNEQHTEIEKSNILLIGKTGTGKTLLAKSISKLLKVPFAIADATTLTEAGYVGEDVESILTRLLQSVNYDIRSAEKGIIFLDEIDKISRKSNNPSITRDVSGEGVQQALLKILEGSVINVPPQGGRKHPDQKMIQINTENILFIAGGTFDGIEKIISDRIEKISIGFLTKERKKNNREKNYHYLKNILAIDLKKFGLIPEIIGRFPIITNLNPLDKNMLKQILIEPKNALIKQYKKLFDMDKVSINITDEALDIIVDKTFQLGLGARGLRTFCEKIFLDYMFDIENIKNVLNVDKNIVMKKLSNY
- the yidC gene encoding membrane protein insertase YidC, with translation MKDNRLDYSSIIGLFLILFILTIFTYFNVNNNQEKKETIYISKKIIPSKKKKNNFFSLENNVLKLKISCIGGMISEVFLKKYKAYNNSFSSHSRDLYLVKNSSLEYNISFSKKKKKGININTNTLIFKPFSITNLKKIRIIVMRAKNPYGEGFLDFIYTIKKNQYDVGFYVRTKNFHSFNKSVFLNLEQKVFSLEKDRDWENSYTQVYYSTGSSPKPKKVKYLSEKNIENKGIPDINWIAHKQQFFSFIFIPEEILRNVFIRSENFSSGYFLKKIQFYTKIKNSKKNKEFYFSFRFYFGPLDFNSLKEYQSGFENIIPFGWGFLKWINKYFFLIIFQFLEKTNLNYGVIIILMTIVVKFILYPITYKQYKLSAIMKLIRPEIEEINKKYSNGSKDALKKQRAMMELYHKVGINPMSGCISTLFQIPIFYSLFKFFPTIINLRGKSFLWVEDLTSYDSILEFPFFIPFYGNHVSLLTLLYSLALLVYTRISNSENKDISKKETNSIPNMNFILYLTPIIMLLFINSYASALSLYYFTSNIINIGFLFFIKKFILDEQKILMKIQDKKLKKHSHWRTMIKKIINKKITESKT